In one Brassica oleracea var. oleracea cultivar TO1000 chromosome C9, BOL, whole genome shotgun sequence genomic region, the following are encoded:
- the LOC106317207 gene encoding 11-beta-hydroxysteroid dehydrogenase-like 4A gives MALINKILNIFLPIVTFSLLVVFMPISILFSLFGFIRNSKESDKVSGKVVIITGSSSGIGEHLAYEYARRGAYLTLVARREDRLRLVANRCRRLGSPDVAVVRGDVSVIEDCKRFIEETISRFGRLDHLVNNAGIAEAKFFEDYLQISDVLPIMNTNFWGPVYTTHFAIPHLKKTKGKIVAVASPAGWSGVPRMSIYAASKAAMINFYETLRIELGPEIGVTIVFPGLVENENTNPDLLAEKQDWSQVVAIESATECAKAVVNGICRGKTFLAEPSWVRVLFWLSILCPELLISKPKRN, from the exons ATGGCTTTGATCAACAAGATCCTTAACATCTTTCTTCCTATTGTCACGTTTTCGCTTCTTGTAGTGTTCATGCCAATTTCAATATTATTCAGTCTCTTTGGCTTCATAAGGAATAGCAAAGAGTCCGACAAAGTCAGTGGAAAAGTCGTCATCATCACCGGATCTTCCTCAGGAATTGGTGAG CACCTTGCATATGAGTACGCACGTAGAGGAGCATACTTGACGTTAGTAGCTCGGAGAGAGGATCGTCTCCGACTTGTGGCTAATCGGTGTCGGAGGCTTGGATCACCCGACGTTGCCGTAGTACGTGGTGATGTCTCAGTCATTGAAGACTGTAAACGTTTTATCGAAGAAACCATCTCTCGTTTTGGAAGAC TGGATCACCTGGTGAACAATGCGGGAATTGCGGAGGCCAAGTTTTTCGAAGACTATTTACAAATCTCTGATGTTCTTCCCATTATG AATACTAACTTTTGGGGACCAGTTTACACGACACATTTCGCTATACCACATTTAAAGAAAACCAAAGGAAAGATAGTGGCGGTCGCGTCGCCTGCTGGATGGTCTGGAGTGCCAAGAATGAGTATCTATGCT GCAAGCAAAGCAGCTATGATAAACTTCTACGAGACTCTTAGAATCGAGCTTGGTCCGGAAATTGGTGTGACAATCGTGTTTCCAGGTCTAGTTGAAAACGAAAATACCAATCCGGATCTTTTGGCTGAG AAACAAGACTGGTCGCAAGTTGTTGCTATCGAGTCAGCAACGGAATGTGCCAAGGCAGTTGTCAATGGAATCTGCAGGGGGAAGACCTTTCTGGCAGAGCCGTCGTGGGTCCGCGTTCTCTTCTGGCTTAGTATTCTCTGCCCTGAGCTGTTAATCTCTAAGCCTAAAAGAAACTGA